One stretch of Mycolicibacterium fallax DNA includes these proteins:
- a CDS encoding helix-turn-helix transcriptional regulator, with the protein MATQKVERQLNLVIALLSTHGYLTAEKIHRSVTGYAECATDEAFARMFERDKGELRDLGIPLQTGKVAGSDTVEGYRINRDAYALPDIDLTAQEAAAVAIATALWQTPEWATVTEGALLKLRAAGVDVDADPIPFSAPMGLPGLRGAEDVLAVLLAAVSAGQAVRFRHRSSPAVPYSQRTIEPWGVVTVGGRWYLVGHDRDREDVRTFRVSRIRSDIETVGAPGAVGPPPGTDVRAIAAAAVSAAEPSAESVPVRVWVADGRANSLRRIGTEVADRVRAGRPGQILEIDTGPRESLLRDIAGHGADAVVLAPSDLREKVLTRLRAAAGTGDRR; encoded by the coding sequence GTGGCAACCCAGAAGGTCGAACGGCAGCTGAACTTGGTGATCGCGCTGCTGTCGACGCACGGCTACCTCACCGCCGAGAAGATCCACCGCAGCGTGACCGGGTACGCCGAGTGCGCCACCGACGAGGCGTTTGCCCGGATGTTCGAGCGGGACAAGGGCGAACTGCGGGACCTGGGCATCCCGCTGCAGACCGGCAAGGTGGCCGGCTCCGACACCGTCGAGGGCTACCGGATCAACCGGGACGCCTACGCGCTGCCCGACATCGACCTGACCGCGCAGGAGGCCGCGGCGGTGGCGATCGCCACCGCGCTGTGGCAGACCCCGGAGTGGGCGACGGTGACCGAGGGGGCGCTGCTGAAGCTGCGCGCGGCCGGAGTCGACGTCGACGCCGACCCGATCCCGTTCAGCGCCCCGATGGGGCTGCCCGGCCTGCGCGGCGCCGAGGATGTGCTGGCGGTGCTGCTGGCCGCGGTGTCGGCCGGCCAGGCGGTGCGGTTCCGGCACCGGTCCTCGCCGGCGGTGCCGTACTCGCAGCGCACCATCGAACCGTGGGGCGTGGTCACCGTCGGTGGCCGCTGGTACCTGGTCGGCCACGACCGGGACCGGGAGGACGTCCGGACCTTCCGGGTGTCCCGGATCCGGTCGGACATCGAGACCGTCGGCGCCCCCGGGGCGGTCGGTCCGCCGCCGGGCACCGACGTCCGGGCGATCGCCGCGGCGGCGGTCAGTGCCGCCGAGCCCAGCGCGGAATCGGTTCCGGTGCGGGTCTGGGTCGCCGACGGCCGGGCCAACTCGTTGCGCCGGATCGGCACCGAGGTCGCTGACCGGGTGCGGGCCGGGCGCCCCGGCCAGATCCTGGAGATCGACACCGGGCCGCGGGAATCGCTGCTGCGCGACATCGCCGGGCACGGCGCCGACGCGGTGGTGCTGGCGCCGTCGGACCTGCGGGAGAAGGTGCTGACGCGGCTGCGGGCCGCGGCCGGGACGGGGGATCGGCGATGA
- the pafA gene encoding Pup--protein ligase, whose translation MQRRIMGIETEFGVTCTFHGHRRLSPDEVARYLFRRVVSWGRSSNVFLRNGARLYLDVGSHPEYATAECDSLLQLVTHDRAGERVLEDLLLDAEQRLADEGIGGDIYLFKNNTDSAGNSYGCHENYLIVRAGEFSRISDVLLPFLVTRQLICGAGKVLQTPKAATFCLSQRAEHIWEGVSSATTRSRPIINTRDEPHADAEKYRRLHVIVGDSNMSETTTMLKVGSATLVLEMIEAGVPFRDFSLDNPIRAIREVSHDLTGQRPVRLAGGRQASALDIQREYYGRAVEYLKTREPSAELEQVVDLWGRQLDAVESQDFAKVDTEIDWVIKRKLFQRYQDRYSMELADPKIAQLDLAYHDIKRGRGVFDLLARKGLAARITTDEDIDAAVTTPPQTTRARLRGEFIAAAQDAGRDFTVDWVHLKLNDQAQRTVLCKDPFRSSDERVNRLIASM comes from the coding sequence GTGCAGCGACGAATCATGGGTATTGAGACCGAATTCGGCGTGACCTGCACCTTCCACGGTCATCGTCGACTTTCCCCCGACGAGGTGGCGCGCTACCTGTTCCGCCGGGTGGTGTCCTGGGGCCGCAGCAGCAACGTCTTCCTGCGCAACGGCGCGCGGCTGTACCTCGACGTCGGCAGCCATCCCGAGTACGCCACCGCCGAATGCGACAGCCTGTTGCAGCTGGTCACCCACGACCGGGCCGGGGAGCGGGTGCTGGAGGATCTGCTGCTCGACGCCGAGCAGCGGCTGGCCGACGAGGGCATCGGCGGTGACATCTACCTGTTCAAGAACAACACCGATTCCGCGGGAAACTCCTACGGCTGCCACGAGAACTACCTGATCGTCCGGGCCGGGGAATTCTCCCGGATCTCCGATGTGCTGCTGCCGTTTTTGGTGACCCGGCAGCTGATCTGCGGGGCGGGCAAGGTGCTGCAGACCCCCAAGGCGGCGACCTTCTGCCTGAGTCAGCGCGCCGAGCACATCTGGGAGGGCGTCTCCAGCGCCACCACCCGCAGCCGCCCGATCATCAACACCCGCGACGAGCCGCACGCCGACGCCGAGAAGTACCGTCGGCTGCACGTCATCGTCGGGGATTCGAACATGAGCGAGACCACCACCATGCTCAAGGTGGGCAGCGCGACGCTGGTGCTGGAGATGATCGAGGCGGGCGTGCCGTTCCGGGACTTCTCCCTGGACAACCCGATCCGGGCGATCCGGGAAGTCAGCCACGATCTGACCGGGCAGCGCCCGGTGCGGCTGGCCGGCGGCCGGCAGGCCAGCGCGCTGGACATCCAGCGGGAGTACTACGGCCGGGCGGTCGAATACCTCAAGACCCGCGAGCCGAGCGCGGAGCTGGAGCAGGTCGTCGACCTGTGGGGCCGCCAACTCGACGCGGTGGAGAGCCAGGACTTCGCGAAGGTCGACACCGAGATCGACTGGGTGATCAAGCGCAAGCTGTTCCAGCGCTACCAGGACCGCTACAGCATGGAGCTGGCCGACCCGAAGATCGCCCAGCTCGACCTGGCCTACCACGACATCAAGCGCGGCCGCGGGGTGTTCGATCTGCTGGCCCGCAAGGGGCTGGCCGCGCGGATCACCACCGATGAGGACATCGACGCCGCGGTCACCACCCCGCCGCAGACCACCCGGGCCCGGCTGCGCGGGGAGTTCATCGCCGCCGCCCAGGACGCCGGCCGGGATTTCACCGTCGACTGGGTGCACCTCAAGCTCAACGACCAGGCCCAGCGCACCGTGCTGTGCAAGGACCCGTTCCGGTCCTCCGACGAGCGGGTCAATCGGCTGATCGCCAGCATGTAG